Proteins encoded within one genomic window of Episyrphus balteatus chromosome 1, idEpiBalt1.1, whole genome shotgun sequence:
- the LOC129905732 gene encoding uncharacterized protein LOC129905732, whose translation MSAEDFDFCDAVIYNQSEKIAERSNSRHIKKYKKLEAKVSNTKILCNGDTVKNLSSKELDESSISVLAKGMNFAPTPLNIPTESIIGSVEECLRRNKIDRLTSETIRQDVSVLIRKAKPIKSNITKKEMNSLKKLSADKDIIILPADKGNCTVVLDTDDYHSKITNLLNDSSTYKQVSYDPTARVLRKVRQKLAEYGVAMGSPVAPIIADIWMQYFEMKALETSPIKPVIWKRYVDDTFCILNKNDVDTFLNHLNSVHSKIQFTMEIEENNTLAFLDVKVIKNQDGTLGHTVYRKNTHTDRYLHAASHHHPANFNSVVSALINRAHAICDQNHLQDELERVDAALIKNGYSLKQRSWKPKTKPTQDIQNENEKRAFLPYRKGVSEGIGRILSNYGIKSIFKPPAKIRQILRSPKDKIPLQNPGVYSVPCSCGSEYIGETKRSISTRLNEHIKAIQKNEVTKSAICEHLAYNTDHFIRFDQAKSISTERFYVPRLKSKNQNNVPSDVISFACTEAYSQQQQLMQSQQEPSSELQAPTTSTQNTNRYNLRARKENKKA comes from the exons ATGAGTGCagaagattttgatttttgcgATGCTGTTATTTACAATCAGAGTGAGAAAATAGCGGAAAGATCTAACAGTCGGCACATCAAAAAGTATAAGAAACTTGAGGCGAAGGTAAGCAACACAAAAATTCTATGCAATGGGGACACAGTGAAAAATCTATCCAGTAAAGAGCTCGATGAAAGTTCGATTTCTGTACTTGCTAAAGGTATGAATTTTGCACCTACACCATTAAATATCCCTACTGAATCTATAATAGGAAGTGTAGAAGAATGTTTACGGAGAAATAAAATAGATAGACTAACATCTGAAACCATTAGGCAGGATGTTTCCGTTTTAATTCGAAAAGCAAAACCTATTAAATCGAACATAACAAAGAAAGAAATGAATTCTCTTAAAAAACTCAGTGCAGATAAGGATATAATTATTCTTCCAGCTGATAAGGGTAATTGTACTGTGGTCTTGGACACAGATGATTATCACTCCAAAATAACTAACCTTCTTAATGATAGCTCAACGTACAAACAAGTGAGTTATGATCCAACTGCTAgagttttaagaaaagttagACAAAAATTGGCGGAGT ATGGGGTTGCAATGGGTTCGCCAGTTGCTCCAATAATTGCAGACATCTGGATGCAATATTTCGAAATGAAGGCCCTAGAAACGTCTCCAATAAAACCGGTTATTTGGAAGAGATATGTTGACGATACATTTTGTATCCTCAACAAAAATGATGTAGATACATTTCTTAACCACTTAAACTCTGTACACTCAAAAATACAATTCACCATGGAAATTGAAGAAAACAACACTTTAGCGTTCTTAGATgttaaagttattaaaaatcaagATGGAACATTAGGACACACTGTGTACAGAAAGAACACTCATACTGATAGGTATCTGCATGCTGCATCTCATCATCATCCAGCCAACTTCAATTCTGTTGTTTCTGCTCTTATTAACAGGGCACATGCTATTTGTGACCAAAACCATCTCCAAGATGAGTTAGAAAGGGTAGATgcagctttaattaaaaatggtTACAGTTTAAAGCAACGCTCTtggaaaccaaaaacaaaacccACTCAAGATATCcaaaacgaaaatgaaaaacGGGCCTTTCTCCCATATAGAAAAGGTGTATCTGAAGGAATTGGAAGGATCTTGTCTAATTATGGGATAAAGTCGATTTTCAAACCACCAGCGAAAATACGACAAATCTTAAGGTCACCAAAAGATAAAATACCCCTACAAAACCCAGGAGTATACTCTGTTCCTTGTAGCTGCGGCTCGGAATATATTGGAGAGACCAAACGTTCCATATCCACACGCTTAAATGAACATATAAAAGCAATTCAGAAGAATGAAGTAACAAAATCTGCCATTTGTGAACATTTAGCGTACAATACTGATCACTTCATAAGATTTGATCAAGCAAAATCCATTTCAACGGAAAGGTTTTATGTGCCTAGATTG aaaagcaaaaatcaaaacaatgtaCCATCTGATGTGATTAGCTTTGCTTGCACAGAAGCTTactcacaacaacaacaattaatGCAGTCCCAACAAGAACCATCATCGGAACTGCAAGCACCAACAACATCAACACAAAATACCAACCGGTACAATCTCCGtgcaagaaaagaaaataaaaaagcttaa